One window from the genome of Parasteatoda tepidariorum isolate YZ-2023 chromosome 8, CAS_Ptep_4.0, whole genome shotgun sequence encodes:
- the LOC107441517 gene encoding acid phosphatase type 7, protein MSCKMKLLCPIFVLCVYFSTTFVSAVLDTQPEQIHLSYGKAPNEMMVTWVTFDPTNVSTVEYGRSHKALNKVKFGTITKFVDGGAKARVLYVHRVLLDDLEPGTDYVYHCGSVDGWSAIYWFTAIKEGTDWSPRLVVYGDLGNYNAQSLPRVQEDVQKGMYDALLHVGDMAYNLDTDDALIGDEFMRQIETIAAYLPYQVCVGNHEQAYNFSNYVNRFSMMNQDGEINNHYYSFDIGPAHIIGFSTEFYFWFNYGWVQIAHQYEWLENDLRKANLPENRAKRPWIITMGHRPMYCSTKEPLSEDDCKNRESVIRKGLPISHLYGLEDLFYKYGVDLEFWAHEHNYERMWPLYDYKVYNGSYDAPYTNPKAPVHITTGSAGCQENLDPFVEDPAEWSAVRFPDYGYTRLQIINNTHLYLEQISDDQYGAVLDTMMLIKDKHGPEAWL, encoded by the coding sequence ATGAGCTGTAAAATGAAACTTCTTTGCccgatttttgttttgtgtgtgTATTTTTCAACGACATTCGTATCAGCTGTTCTGGATACTCAACCAGAACAAATACATTTATCATATGGAAAAGCTCCCAATGAAATGATGGTTACATGGGTTACTTTTGATCCAACTAACGTTTCTACAGTTGAATATGGACGATCTCACAAGGCACTGAATAAAGTCAAATTCGGTACTATTACTAAATTTGTCGATGGTGGAGCTAAGGCAAGAGTACTTTATGTCCACAGAGTACTTCTTGATGATTTAGAGCCAGGAACTGACTATGTTTACCATTGTGGCAGTGTGGATGGATGGAGTGCTATTTACTGGTTCACTGCTATAAAAGAAGGCACTGACTGGAGTCCGAGACTTGTAGTTTATGGGGATTTGGGTAATTATAATGCTCAATCACTACCTCGTGTACAAGAAGACGTTCAAAAAGGAATGTACGATGCGCTATTGCATGTTGGAGACATGGCATATAATTTAGACACGGATGACGCGCTAATAGGAGATGAATTTATGAGACAAATCGAAACAATTGCTGCTTATCTTCCATATCAAGTGTGTGTTGGCAATCACGAACAAGCATACAATTTTTCGAATTATGTGAATCGATTTAGTATGATGAATCAAGATGGTGAAATAAACAATCATTATTATAGTTTTGATATCGGTCCTGCTCATATAATAGGATTTTCAACCGAATTTTATTTCTGGTTTAATTATGGTTGGGTCCAGATCGCTCATCAGTATGAATGGCTCGAAAATGATCTGAGGAAAGCAAATTTACCAGAAAACCGAGCTAAGCGACCCTGGATCATTACTATGGGACACAGGCCAATGTACTGCAGCACAAAAGAACCATTATCTGAAGATGATTGCAAAAACAGAGAAAGTGTTATTCGCAAAGGGTTGCCAATCTCTCATTTATACGGTTTAGAAgatctattttataaatatggtgTTGATTTAGAATTCTGGGCCCATGAACATAACTATGAAAGAATGTGGCCTTTGTATGATTACAAAGTGTATAATGGAAGCTATGATGCCCCATATACCAATCCCAAAGCACCTGTGCATATTACAACTGGTTCCGCAGGCTGCCAAGAAAATTTAGATCCATTTGTTGAAGACCCTGCAGAATGGAGTGCTGTAAGGTTTCCCGATTATGGATATACCAGATtgcaaataattaacaatactCATTTATATTTGGAACAAATTTCTGATGACCAATACGGAGCGGTGCTTGATACAATGATGCTTATAAAAGATAAGCATGGACCAGAGGCATGGCTATAA
- the LOC107441518 gene encoding acid phosphatase type 7-like has product MEFKIKFSFFAFFFYFCVTLVLAVLNTQPEQVHISFGKSPNEMVVTWVTFDPTSKSTVEYGQAPSKLNKIKFGTVTKFVDGGSSARVLWIHRVLLDDLVPGSEYMYHCGSTDGWSAVYWFTAMQNGTNWSPRLVVYGDLGNYNAQSLPRIQEEVQKGMYDALLHVGDMAYNLDSENATIGDEFMRQIETIAAYLPYQVCVGNHEQAYNFSNYVNRFSMVNQDGEINNNFYSFDLGPAHIIAFSTEFYFYVKYGWIQIARQYEWLENDLKKANLPENRAKRPWIITMGHRPMYCSTNDTDDCKNRESIIRKGLPIAHAYGLEDLFYKYGVDLELWAHEHLYERLWPIYDYKVYNGSLDAPYTNPKAPVHIITGSAGCQENLDPFVDNPAEWSAARFSDYGYTRFNIINNTHLYMEQVSDDQDGIVLDKMLLIKDRHGPDAWL; this is encoded by the coding sequence ATggagttcaaaataaaattttcattttttgctttcttcttttatttttgcgtCACTCTTGTCTTGGCTGTTTTAAATACTCAACCTGAACAAGTGCATATATCATTTGGGAAATCTCCTAATGAAATGGTTGTTACATGGGTTACTTTTGACCCTACAAGCAAATCCACTGTCGAATATGGACAGGCTCCtagtaaattgaataaaattaaatttggtacTGTGACAAAGTTTGTCGATGGTGGATCAAGTGCTCGAGTACTTTGGATACATAGAGTTTTACTTGATGATTTAGTTCCTGGTTCTGAATACATGTACCACTGTGGTAGTACAGATGGTTGGAGTGCTGTTTATTGGTTTACAGCTATGCAAAATGGTACAAATTGGAGCCCAAGACTTGTTGTTTATGGGGATTTGGGTAATTATAATGCTCAATCTTTGCCACGAATCCAAGAAGAAGTTCAGAAAGGAATGTACGATGCTCTTTTGCATGTAGGAGACATGGCTTACAATTTAGACTCAGAAAATGCAACAATAGGTGATGAATTTATGAGGCAAATAGAAACAATTGCTGCTTACCTTCCCTACCAAGTGTGTGTTGGCAATCACGAACAAGCatacaatttttctaattacgTTAATCGATTTAGTATGGTTAATCAAGATggtgaaataaacaataatttttacagttttgatcTCGGCCCCGCTCATATAATTGCTTTCTCTACcgagttttatttttacgttaAATACGGTTGGATACAAATTGCTCGTCAGTATGAATGGCttgaaaatgatttgaaaaaggCAAATTTACCAGAAAACAGAGCTAAACGCCCATGGATTATTACAATGGGACACAGACCTATGTATTGTAGCACCAATGATACAGATGACTGTAAAAATAGGGAAAGTATCATTCGAAAAGGGTTACCCATTGCTCATGCTTATGGTTTGGAAGATCTATTTTACAAATATGGTGTTGACTTGGAATTATGGGCTCATGAACATTTATATGAAAGGCTGTGGCCCATCTATGATTACAAAGTGTATAATGGAAGCCTTGATGCACCTTACACTAATCCAAAAGCTCCGGTGCATATTATTACAGGTTCTGCTGGGTGCCAAGAAAATTTAGATCCATTTGTTGACAACCCTGCAGAATGGAGTGCTGCAAGATTTTCTGACTATGGTTACACTAggtttaatatcattaataatacGCATTTATACATGGAGCAAGTATCTGATGATCAGGATGGTATTGTACTGGATAAAATGTTGCTAATCAAAGATAGGCATGGTCCTGATGCATGGTTAtaa